DNA from Prevotella sp. oral taxon 299 str. F0039:
CTTACCTTCTTTTCGCCTTCAGGATACGAAGTTCGTAAAGACTATGAACATGCTGATATAGTGTGTTATTTGCCTTTAGATACCGTATTTAATGCACAAAGATTTTTAAATGCCATACGTCCTAGTATGGTGTTCTTCATTAAATACGAGTTTTGGTATAACTACTTACACATCTTAAAGAAAAGAAATATCCCCGTATATAGCGTTAGTAGTATCTTTAGACCCAATCAAATATTTTTCCGTTGGTATGCTTACAACTATCGAAAGGTATTGAAGTGTTTCACACATTTCTTCGTTCAGAACGAGAAAAGCAAAGAATTGCTATCTACAATAGGCATTCATAATGTAGATGTTGTGGGCGATACACGTTTCGATAGAGTGTTAGATATAAAGGAGCAAGCCAAAGACTTGCCCCTTGTTCAAGCCTTTATTGCTAATAAACCCACCTTTGTTGCAGGCTCAAGTTGGGCTCCCGACGAGCAAATCTTTATAAAATACTTCAACGAACACCCCAATTGGAAGCTCATTATTGCTCCTCACGTGGTGAATAAAGAACATATTGATAGCATAAAAGCACAGGTTTCAGGTCGTGTAGTGTTGTATAGTGAAGCGTCAAAAGCCGATGTTGAGACAGCAGATTGCATGATAATCGATTGTTATGGCTTGCTTTCGAGCATCTATCGATATGGAAATATTGCTTATGTTGGAGGCGGATTTGGAGTAGGAATACACAATGTTCTCGAGGCAGCAGTGTGGAACATCCCCGTAATTTTCGGTCCAAACAATCGCAATTTCATGGAAGCTCGCAACCTAATTGCCGCTTCTGGAGGCTTTGAAATAAGCTCTTACGCTAATTTTGAGGCGTTAATGCAACGTTTTTCGCAATCTCCTGCCTTCTTAGAGCAAAGCGGAAACAATGCAGGGCAATTTGTAAAAGACTTTACAGGAGCCACTACTCGAGTGTTAAGTCACATCAAATTGTAAACAGAGAGCTACCATCCCTTAAACGATTGTTGATATTTGGAAAAGTGATTACATTCAAATTGATAGATGTAAGTTGCTTTACTTCAATTCATTAATCAATAAGTTTCACTCAAAAGAATTGTTTTAGCTATGAATTCGATTGCAGATTTTAATACCGCTCGAGAGCTATTACAATCTTTCGAACAAGATGTTTCGACCGAATATCTATTTCGAAACATTCCCAAGTCGCAGTTTTTACGAGATTTAAATCACGACATAGAGCACCCAAATACCATCTTTCAAGGCGAAAATGGAACGTGTGGAGCTGCCGTTTTGTGCAAGTATTTAGTAGAAGAGCACGTTGTTATATATGTAGAAATGGCGTTGTCGCTCTATAAAAACGGCACATTCACCCGAAATAAACTACATCTTTCTATTCCGAAATCCATGCTTAAAGAGATCGACAAGCGACTCCAACGCATGACAATCAATAGCGTCTCTGCCATTATGCAAGGCGCATTAACCCATCATCAGAATCTTTTTTTATCGTATAATGCCTTGAAACACGGATCAGGTTGTCGTTCATTTATGTGGCAGTGGTATCCTTCTAAATTCATAAAACAGCTTTTAGGCATATCCGTAAAGATGCTTTTCTTGCCCCCAATGCGCACCCTTCAAACCATTAATTTTAGTAAATTCTTTGTCATTGGCTTAGTGCATCACAACAAAAAACAAGTAAGTTGCGGCTTTCCAAACCATTATATCGAATTGAAAAGCTGTGGTGAAGGGCTAGGGTATTATTGGACTTGGGGCGAGAATGCGTTACGCACCTTTGCCAATGAACATTTACCTTTGAAATTCTTTATTGCCTATTTGGTGCCACGAACAAAGCAAAAAGAGGAGGATCGAGACTAAAAAGAAAACCAAGAACATGGTGTTCTTAGTAAAATAGTCGGGATGAGGCGACTCGAACGCCCGACTCCTACGTCCCGAACGTAGTGCGCTACCAACTGCGCTACATCCCGATTAGGGTAAAAAAGATAGAGAATAGAGAAACAAAGCTCTATATATACCACAAAGATACACTTTTTTTTAACACGTTAAATAAATTGTTTACAAAAAGTTTGGAAGATAAATAAAAAAACATTACCTTTGCAAACGCAATTAAGAAACAATGGTACCATAGCTCAGTTGGTAGAGCAAAGGACTGAAAATCCTTGTGTCCCCGGTTCGATTCCTGGTGGTACCACAGTTCAAGAAGAGGTTTATTACTTTT
Protein-coding regions in this window:
- a CDS encoding 3-deoxy-D-manno-octulosonic acid transferase, whose translation is MYHIAIYLYLIGVAILSLFNRKVKKMWKGEREAVKTLREKVDPNAKYIWFHAASLGEFEQGRPLIEYIRKHYPSYKILLTFFSPSGYEVRKDYEHADIVCYLPLDTVFNAQRFLNAIRPSMVFFIKYEFWYNYLHILKKRNIPVYSVSSIFRPNQIFFRWYAYNYRKVLKCFTHFFVQNEKSKELLSTIGIHNVDVVGDTRFDRVLDIKEQAKDLPLVQAFIANKPTFVAGSSWAPDEQIFIKYFNEHPNWKLIIAPHVVNKEHIDSIKAQVSGRVVLYSEASKADVETADCMIIDCYGLLSSIYRYGNIAYVGGGFGVGIHNVLEAAVWNIPVIFGPNNRNFMEARNLIAASGGFEISSYANFEALMQRFSQSPAFLEQSGNNAGQFVKDFTGATTRVLSHIKL